Sequence from the bacterium genome:
ACCGGATTGATCAAAACACTGCCATCCAATTCGCATTTGCAATTCAGCATGTTGTTTTCGATGGCGACGCTTAAGGGCGAAGGTTTCGAGCGTTATTTTAAAAGCTGGAAATCGGATAATGTGATCACGTATGCCGTCGTTCGCGAAGGTAGCGACATTACAACCTTGCAAACATCGATCCGTAATCTGGTTGCCGATAAAACCAAAGACCAGCCAACGGAAAGATTGCTGGAACTTCAGCCGCTCAAAGACATTCATTTGTATTCAACAGATATCGAATCGGATCGTAATTTTCAAAAAAGCGAACCGAAATATCTTTATCTTTTTTCCATCATTGCATTGTTTGTACTCGCCATCGCTTCGATCAATTATGTCAATCTTGCAACGGCGCGTTCAATGAATCGAGCGCGTGAAGTCGGCGTGCGCAAAGCCGTGGGCGCCCGATTGCAACAATTGATCAGCCAGTTTGTAATCGAATCCATCCTGATGGTCTTTGCCGCGCTTTTTTTAGCGTGCGGCGCTGTTGAATTATTTCTTCCTTATTTCAATACATTAGCATCCAAGCAATTACAGTTTTCATTATTGAATAATTGGATGTTGGCCGTCGTACTTCTTTTATTCGGATTGACGGTTGGATTGCTTTCAGGAGCGTATCCGGCGTTTCATTTGTCGCGTTTGAAAATCGTGGAAATTTTCAAAGGACGGTCGCGGGCGGCTAAAGGAGAACGTCTGATTCGCTCGGGACTCGTTACCGGACAATTTGCTTTGTCTATCGTTATGATCGTCATCACGATCGCCGCGTACCGGCAGCTACAGTTTATCCAGCAAAAGCGGCTGGGCTTCAAGAGCGATCAACTGCTCGTGATTGATATCAATACAGGGAATGTTCGTAAAAATCTCGCCACTGTCAAAGCGGCGTATGCCGCCGATCCGTCGGTTCAGGCGATCAGCGTTTCTTCGCGTGTTCCCGGCGAATGGAAAGAGATTGAGCAGATCGAAGCGCATGTTTCAGACCGGGCAACCCGTTCATCTTTTATTTCATGCGATGAAGATTTTTTAAAAACGTTTGATATGGAACTTATTGCCGGAAGAAATTTTTCAAGCGCTATGGGAATCGATTCTTTATCCGTGATCATCAATGAAACGGCGGCGATCGCCTTGGGTTTGAGCGATCCTATCGGACAACGCCTTCGCGTTCCTGAAAGTAATTTCGAGGCGACAATTATCGGCGTAGTTCGCGATTTTCATTTCCGTTCACTGCACGAAAAAGTCAGCCCGTTGGTAATCGGTTTTCTTTCGCCGTTTGGAGCCCATCCGATCGATGGAAGCGATTATTTTACTATTCGGTTCGCTCCCGACCGATTGACCGATATGATGGAATATCTCCGAAAGATCGGTGAGCGTTTCGATCCGACGCATCCGTTCGAATATAATTTTCTGGACGATAAATTATCTGATTTTTATAAAGACGATCAGCGGGTAAGCCGGTTGTTTTTGGGCGGCGCCAGTCTGACGATCATCATTGCCTGTATGGGTTTATTCAGCCTGGCCGCTTTTGCAGCCGAACAGCGCCGTAAGGAAATCGGAATCCGAAGAGTGCTTGGGGCAAGTTCAAGAAGACTCATTATGCTGCTGTCTAAAGATTTTTTGAAACTGGTTTTACTGGCTAATATTATCGCATGGCCGGTCGCATACGTTCTGATGATACGGTGGTTGGAAGATTTTGCGTATAGGATCACGATCGGTATTGAAATGTTTGTTATTGCCGGAGTGTTGGCGTTTGTCATTGCGTGGATTACTGTCGGTTGGCAAGCCTATCGCGCGGCATCGCTGAATCCTGTTGAAACTTTGAAATACGAATAGATGTTTTAAGAAAAGGATTTTTTATGCTCAAAAATTACCTCACGGTTGCGTTGCGAAGTCTTAGGCGAAATAAGGTTTACTCGACGATCAATGTCTTGGGCCTGACGGTTGGCATTGCCTGTTTTATGGTGATAGCGATTTTTGTTCATAATGAATTTCAGTACGACCGGTTTCATTCGAAAGCCAATCGAATTTACAGGGTTTGTGAAAAAATTGACGCACAAGGGCAAGGTGAAAATTCATCGAGTAATCCTTTTTTTGTCGCTAAAGGGCTTTCGAACGATTATCCGCAATTGATCGAATACACGGTTCGGTTTTTCAATTTTCAATCTCCGGCGTTTGCGATTCAGATCGGCGATCGCAAGTTTGTCGAAAAAAAGATGTTTTTTGCCGATTCCAACGTATTTAAGATTTTTGATTTTACTCTGATTCAAGGCGATCCGAATACTGCTTTAGCCCGGCCTAATTCGATCGTTCTGACGAAATCTACGGCGAAAAAATATTTTGGCGATGAAGATCCTATTGGCAAAGTGTTGAAATACGAAGGCACAACTGATTTTGCAGTTTCGGGAATCGTGGAGGATATTTCGCCGACGTCGCACATGCATTTTGACGGATTGATTTCGTTCTCGACGCTGTACCAATTCATGGGACCCAATTTCGAACAGATTCCGATATGGAATCCTTGCTGGACATATATTC
This genomic interval carries:
- a CDS encoding FtsX-like permease family protein codes for the protein TGLIKTLPSNSHLQFSMLFSMATLKGEGFERYFKSWKSDNVITYAVVREGSDITTLQTSIRNLVADKTKDQPTERLLELQPLKDIHLYSTDIESDRNFQKSEPKYLYLFSIIALFVLAIASINYVNLATARSMNRAREVGVRKAVGARLQQLISQFVIESILMVFAALFLACGAVELFLPYFNTLASKQLQFSLLNNWMLAVVLLLFGLTVGLLSGAYPAFHLSRLKIVEIFKGRSRAAKGERLIRSGLVTGQFALSIVMIVITIAAYRQLQFIQQKRLGFKSDQLLVIDINTGNVRKNLATVKAAYAADPSVQAISVSSRVPGEWKEIEQIEAHVSDRATRSSFISCDEDFLKTFDMELIAGRNFSSAMGIDSLSVIINETAAIALGLSDPIGQRLRVPESNFEATIIGVVRDFHFRSLHEKVSPLVIGFLSPFGAHPIDGSDYFTIRFAPDRLTDMMEYLRKIGERFDPTHPFEYNFLDDKLSDFYKDDQRVSRLFLGGASLTIIIACMGLFSLAAFAAEQRRKEIGIRRVLGASSRRLIMLLSKDFLKLVLLANIIAWPVAYVLMIRWLEDFAYRITIGIEMFVIAGVLAFVIAWITVGWQAYRAASLNPVETLKYE